In Brassica napus cultivar Da-Ae chromosome A3, Da-Ae, whole genome shotgun sequence, the sequence TACTCTTTTAGTTTTTACTTTGATGGTCTCTCTTTGAGTTGCCATTCTCAGTGTTGATgcatatactttttccattcaGGTTCAAGAAAGTACAAGTCTTGTTCAAACTGTGGAAGAAAAAAATTCGCCCGGCAAGGAATCTGCTGAGGCGTCACCGTCAAGTATGAGTTCAAGTCAGCTGACGTATACGCCTGAAGAGGGGAAAGAGGAAGGTATCGAATCATTCCTCAAAGTGGCTACTGTAGCGTCTCGAGAAGCCGCTATCGCTTGCCTCACTAAGTGCAAGTGGAATCAAGACGACGCCATCAGTTATTTCTTTGGAGATTACACAAAAGCTGTATGTAACCTCTGACTTGCTCTTTTCTCGATGTGTTTTCTTgatggtctctctctctttgagttGCCATTCTCAGTGTTGATGTATATACTGCTTCCATCTGTCCATTCAGATTCAAGATAGTCCAAGTCCCGTTAAGGAATCTGCTGAGGCGCTGTCGTCAAGTATGAGTTCGATTCTGCTGACGAATTCGCCTGAAGAGCAACTGTCTCGGTTGAAAGAGGAGATTGTCAAATCATTCTGCGATGTGGTTATTGTAGCGTCTCGAAAAGACGCAGAAGCTTGCCTCAGTCACTGCAAGTGGAATCAAGAAGACGCCATCCGTTATTTCTTTGGAGATTACACAGAAGCTAATCCTGAAATTGCGTGGTCTCAGGCAGTATGTAACCTTCTGTTCCTTTGCACTTCTTACTATGGTCCTGCTTGTTTTATCGAGTTGTGTATGCTAAAAGCTTTGGCTTCAAACCAGAACCTGAATCATAGATacataagacaagaggagttaaaaatatattattgttttgatGACCTTTCTTTGGATTGATGACTGGTCTTCTCTGTTTTCATACGATAGTTTTAGAAGAACGGAGCACAATGTTGTTGGTACACTGCTTGCTTGCTTGCACTTCTCCATTTTACATTCTGAGTATTTATGTTGAAGGGTAGCTTTGATAGTGTTGGCTGAATTGATGCTGATGATTGTATCAATGCCTTCCTTTCTTTGCGTCTAAGCATCTTGATAGTTATTTGGTATCATGTTTGTGCCGAAACGCTATGGTTTTTTGTTTCCTTAACTGCTGTGCACATCTGTTTTTCTCAAAGATTCCACTGTTTTCTGATGCATGAGTCCGGCACTTTTTATGCTTATTTTGTTCCGTGATGGCGAGGCTATTCTTTTGATTGTATTTTCCCGTAAGATAGTAATCATGGGTTTCAATGGTATAGATGGAAGAGTAGCATAATGGTAACAATATTATATTGGGGGAAGATGCTGAACACCACACTACTGCTTCTTGTATATGATATGGTTGACCTCTTTTTTGAAAGTATTTTCTAGCAGAACAGTTGTTGATATTTACCATTCATTTTCAATCAGGGTGAGAGTCAGCCCTTTCAGAATGAAACAAATGCAGATCAGAGCTGCTCTATACCTGGTGATCACGCTGGTCACCTTCCCTCTGAACAGCGGTCCAAAGATTTTCCTCCCCAAGACAGCAGTACCAGGTCATTCTTTTGCCATAAGGCTATGGGCTTTTAATCATCAAAAAAACTTCTCTCACAGTTGGAGTTTCTTTTCACAAAACAGTGAGAGCCAGTTGGGTGAGCGAAGAAACAACAATAATCCAGAGGGTGCCCGCAGTAACAGAGTAAATTCAACTCCATGTTTATTATGCATGTTTAATCAGTGATTGCGTTTGGCGTTgttctattatttttaacattgttTCTTTGGCTTCCTTTTGTATTTACACAGACACCTGAGAAATCAGTTTCTGGTTCTGGTCATGGAGGTATATTCCACTTTTTTCTTACTCTTTTTCTATATCTGCACGCCACTATATTTGTTTATCCGATTTGAATGCCCACAGAAGTCTGAACTTGTTTTCCTGTGCTACACGTAGAAGGCTGCTCACATTTTTTCACTCTACCTGACACTAATATTTATTGTCACGTTGATCTCAACTGACTATCTACTGGCCGTCAGTAATGTTCCACTCTGATGATGACCTCTTTTAAAGTCGCCAAATGGAATCTAGAAAAGTTGCTTTTGTACACAAGCAGTGGTGAACCTGTTAAGAAAATGTTGTGTGTTTGGAATATAGACATCAAAGAAGGTGGCGGTGGAACCTCGGCCTCGAAGACTGTTGCTGAGAATGAAAGGCAAGTCAGTCAAATTTCTGGTGAAACAAAATCTGAAAGCGCTTTTGGGCAGTCGGATTCTAGAAGAATTTCAGAGAGCGGCCCAGCTACACCGACGTCAACTCGTCCTGGACTATCACCAAGCTCGCCAATTAGTTCGTTGCCCTCATCAGAAAAGTCGACTCTTAACCCGAATGCAAAGGTTTACTTTATCTACTTAATTTGTTCAAACTTTGATAAAGTGTTGGTTGAATTGATGCTGATGATTGTATCAATGCCTTACTTTCTTTGCGTCTAAGCATCTTGATAGTTATTTGGTATCATGTTTGTGCCGACACGCTATGGTTTTTTGTTTCCCTTACTGCTGTTCACATTTTCGTGCAGAATAATCAACACAACATCTGTTTTTCTCAAAGGTTCCACTGTTTTCTGATGCAGTCCGGCTcttgtttatgtttattttgttcTGTGATGGCGAGGCTATTCTTTTGATTGTATTTTCCCGTAAGATAGTAATCATGGGTTTCAATGGTATAGATGGAAGAGTAGCATAATGGTAACAAGGTTATATTGGGGAAGATGCTGAACACGATACTACTCTTCATTCATACCACTATAACTTTCGCTGAGCAGTTTTGTCTGTGGATTCACCAAGATGCTATTTTTTCAACTCCCTATCGTTCTTAGTTTGAACAGTTTAAGGCTACAATGAATGTGGAAGATGGAAGCTTGAAGAGGCGTTCACGTGATAGTTTAGTGTACCTCACGACATGTATGATTGGGCATCTCGTGGAAGCATATCTAAAAAATGGATCGGTTTATAGTGGTATATTTCATGCTGCTCATGTGGAGAAGGATTTTGGTGAGGCTCTGAGtcagaatttatttattttcttagatATGTGAAGCATAGGAAAACACTACTATTCTTTTCTAAATTTCTTGAAACTTCCAGGAATTGTTCTAAAGATGGCATCCCTGGTTAAAGACGGTACTTTACGAGGGCATAAATCTCGTTCCGAGTTCGTCAGAAAGCCACCTTATAAGACATTCATTATTACTGGGGATGAGCTTGTGCAAGTTGTAGCTAAGGTGTGCTTCCTTTTATTAAGCATATGCGAACTTTTTTTCTGTTTAAGTTTCTTAATGCGTTATATGGCAGGGAAGGGACATTACGCTGAGATTTGATATTTTCATTCCTTTTATGATTGATGTTGGTGTTAGGATCTCTCCGTAATCAGTGACGGCAAGTTAAAAGCCGTTCAGAGTGAGAAGTCGGTGGAGCTTTTGACGGATTCTTCTATATCAAAGTCCTGTCGTTTTGATCAGGGAAGAGAGCTAAAACACTGGGTACCTGATGGTCAAGCTCCTGAGGGTCTGGATAATGTGTTTGATAAGCCTTGGAAACggtatatacatacatattttGATTTCATGCAAATTTATCTATTGGATGCTTCATATGCAAATTTGTTAGCTAGATTCTTAAGACGTCGGTTTCTTATCTGAACAATTTAGACGAGAGAATGTGGGAATGAAACGAATGGATTATTTTTGTGCTTCCACATTAGGATTGGAGATCTTCCTTTTGGAAAGCTATTATTTTTCTATCTCTCTGTTGAGCaagattttttgtttattgaaaGCATATAATATATTGAGAGGAAGAGCCCTTGGTGAATGTCCATAAGATTAGGAAGATTGCAGTTTCCATATCTCTCACAACATGGCTATTTGCTGGCAGTGGGGGATGGGATCAGTTTAAGGTGAATCAGGAACGGTTTGGAGTAATGAGCACCTTCAATGAGGAAATGTATACCACACCACTTGACAGAGGTCTTTGGACTAGAGAGCTGGAAGAGAAAGCCAGAGAGATTGCGAGAGAGATTGAGGGTGAAAATACCGGAGATCTTCATGTAGCAGAGGTTATTTTGGGGAGTTTATTTGCACAACTTGATCTCTACATTTTCGTTGTTATATAACTCTAGATCTCTAATTTTCATGCCTGCAGGAAAGAGGCCTTCAAGTTAATGAGAAATTTGATACTGACGAGGAAGCTAAATACTCAGCTGTCCGTCGAGTTGATGGATTTGATGATAGTGGGTTTGATGAGGAAGACGACAAATTGCTGGACACTTGCAACGATCAGACTTTCGGTGGTTCATCTACTTCTATTGTCCAGAAGCCAGCTTCTTCTAGTGGCCAGAAGCCAACTTCTTCTAGTGGCAAGGGTTATGGGGTATGGTTGACTTCTTTTTTGAAAGTAGTGTCGAGCAGAACAGTTGTTGATATTTACCATTCATTTTCAATCAGGGTGAGAGCTGCTCGATATCTGATGATCACGCTGGTCACCTTCCCTCTGAACAGCGATCCAAGTATTTTCCTGCCCGAGGCAGCAGTATAAGGTCATTTTTTTGCCATTAGGCTACGGACTTTTTAATCATCTAAAAGACTTCTCTTACATTGAGAGTTTCTCTTGACATAACAGTGAGAGCCAGTTGGGTGAGCGAAGAAACAACAATAATCCAGAGGTTGCCCGCAGTAACAGAGTAAATCTAACTCCATGTTTATTATGCATGTTTGATCAATGATTGCGTTTGGCGTTgttctattatttttaacattgttTCTCTGGCTTCCTTTTGTATTTACACAGACACCTGAGAAATCAGTTTCTGGTTCTGGTCATGGAGGTATATTCCACTTTTTTCTTACTCTTTTTCTATATCTGCACGCCACTATATTTGTTTATCCGATTTGAATGCCCACAGAAGTCTGAACTTGTTTTCCTGTGCTACACGTAGAAGGCTGCTCACATTTTTTCACTCTACCTGACACTAATATTTATTGTCACGTTGATCTCAACTGACTATCTACTGGCCGTCAGTAATGTTCCACTCTGATGATGACCTCTTTTAAAGTCGCCAAATGGAATCTAGAAAAGTTGCTTTTGTACACAAGCAGTGGTGAACCTGTTAAGAAAATGTTGTGTGTTTGGAATATAGACATCAAAGAAGGTGGCGGTGGAACCTCGGCGTCGAAGACTGTTGCTGAGAATGAAAGGCAAGTCAGTCAAATTTCTGGTGAAACAAAATCTGAAAGCGCTTTTGGGCAGTCGGATTCTAGAAGAATTTCAGAGAGCGGCCCAGCTACACCGACGTCAACTCGTCCTGGACTATCACCAAGCTCGCCAATTAGTTCGTTGCCCTCACCAGAAAAGTCGACTCTTAACCCGAATGCAAAGGTTTACTTTATCTACTTAATTTGTTCAAACTTTGATAAAGTGTTGGTTGAATTGATGCTGATGATTGTATCAATGCCTTACTTTCTTTGCGTCTAAGCATCTTGATAGTTATTTGGTATCATGTTTGTGCCGACACGCTATGGTTTTTTGTTTCCCTTACTGCTGTTCACATTTTCGTGCAGAATAATCAACACAACATCTGTTTTTCTCAAAGGTTCCACTGTTTTCTGATGCAGTCCGGCTcttgtttatgtttattttgttcTGTGATGGCGAGGCTATTCTTTTGATTGTATTTTCCCGTAAGATAGTAATCATGGGTTTCAATGGTATAGATGGAAGAGTAGCATAATGGTAACAAGATTATATTGGGGAAGATGCTGAACACGATACTACTCTTCATTCATACCACTATAACTTTCGCTGAGCAGTTTTGTCTGTGGATTCACCAAGATGCTATTTTTTCAACTCCCTATCGTTCTTAGTTTGAACAGTTTAAGGCTACAATGAATGTGGAAGATGGAAGCTTGAAGAGGCGTTCACGTGATAGTTTAGTGTACCTCACGACATGTATGATTGGGCATCTCGTGGAAGCATATCTAAAAAATGGATCGGTTTATAGTGGTATATTTCATGCTGCTCATGTGGAGAAGGATTTTGGTGAGGCTCTGAGtcagaatttatttattttcttagatATGTGAAGCATAGGAAAACACTACTATTCTTTTCTAAATTTCTTGAAACTTCCAGGAATTGTTCTAAAGATGGCATCCCTGGTTAAAGACGGTACTTTACGAGGGCATAAATCTCGTTCCGAGTTCGTCAGAAAGCCACCTTATAAGACATTCATTATTACTGGGGATGAGCTTGTGCAAGTTGTAGCTAAGGTGTGCTTCCTTTTATTAATCATATGCGAACTTTTTTTCTGTTTAAGTTTATCTTAATGCGTTATATGGCAGGGAAGGGACATTAC encodes:
- the LOC106439347 gene encoding uncharacterized protein LOC106439347 isoform X4, producing the protein MVSSQLKVQESTSLVQTVEEKNSPGKESAEASPSSMSSSQLTYTPEEGKEEGIESFLKVATVASREAAIACLTKCKWNQDDAISYFFGDYTKAIQDSPSPVKESAEALSSSMSSILLTNSPEEQLSRLKEEIVKSFCDVVIVASRKDAEACLSHCKWNQEDAIRYFFGDYTEANPEIAWSQAGESQPFQNETNADQSCSIPGDHAGHLPSEQRSKDFPPQDSSTSESQLGERRNNNNPEGARSNRTPEKSVSGSGHGDIKEGGGGTSASKTVAENERQVSQISGETKSESAFGQSDSRRISESGPATPTSTRPGLSPSSPISSLPSSEKSTLNPNAKFEQFKATMNVEDGSLKRRSRDSLVYLTTCMIGHLVEAYLKNGSVYSGIFHAAHVEKDFGIVLKMASLVKDGTLRGHKSRSEFVRKPPYKTFIITGDELVQVVAKDLSVISDGKLKAVQSEKSVELLTDSSISKSCRFDQGRELKHWVPDGQAPEGLDNVFDKPWKRGGWDQFKVNQERFGVMSTFNEEMYTTPLDRGLWTRELEEKAREIAREIEGENTGDLHVAEERGLQVNEKFDTDEEAKYSAVRRVDGFDDSGFDEEDDKLLDTCNDQTFGGSSTSIVQKPASSSGQKPTSSSGKGYGGESCSISDDHAGHLPSEQRSKYFPARGSSISESQLGERRNNNNPEVARSNRTPEKSVSGSGHGDIKEGGGGTSASKTVAENERQVSQISGETKSESAFGQSDSRRISESGPATPTSTRPGLSPSSPISSLPSPEKSTLNPNAKFEQFKATMNVEDGSLKRRSRDSLVYLTTCMIGHLVEAYLKNGSVYSGIFHAAHVEKDFGIVLKMASLVKDGTLRGHKSRSEFVRKPPYKTFIITGDELVQVVAKDLSVFSDGKLKAVQSEKSVELLTDSSISKSCRVDQGRELKHWVPDGQAPEGLDNVFDKPWKRGGWDQFKVNQERFGVMSTFNEEMYTTPLDRGLWTRELEEKAREIAREIEGENTGDLHVAEERGLQVNEKFDTDEEAKYSAVRRVDGFDDSGFDEEDDKLLDTCNDQTFGGSSTSIVQKPASSGGQKPTSSSGKGYGGESCSISDDHAGHLPSEQRSKYFPARGSSISESQLGERRNNNNPEVARSNRSPEVSVSGHGDIEEGANLGGGGTSSASMTVAEKERQVNQVSGERKSESSFGQSASRRGSESGPAPSASTRPGLSSPSSSISSLPSSEKSILNPNAKEFKPSQSPAPVRPQSPIAGGSFYYAAPPPPVQQMPVMPAGYGHMQIQPQYPGQQQLLRYPGHEYPQTYYPPNAPPQYQQWQQLMMQGQELMMQGQYPRPPDMIYMPLPPPYQPGNPHNQG
- the LOC106439347 gene encoding uncharacterized protein LOC106439347 isoform X5 gives rise to the protein MNGEDGSLKRHSRDSLVYLTTCMIGHLVEAHLKNGSVYSGIFHAADVEKDFGIVLKMASLVKDGTLPGHKSRSQFVRKPPYKTFIIPADELVQVVAKDLSVVSDGKLNAVQSDKSGELLTDSSISKSCRVVQRSERKPRVLDGEAPEGLDNVFDESCRSEEQVLKATPLMVSSQLKVQESTSLVQTVEEKNSPGKESAEASPSSMSSSQLTYTPEEGKEEGIESFLKVATVASREAAIACLTKCKWNQDDAISYFFGDYTKAIQDSPSPVKESAEALSSSMSSILLTNSPEEQLSRLKEEIVKSFCDVVIVASRKDAEACLSHCKWNQEDAIRYFFGDYTEANPEIAWSQAGESQPFQNETNADQSCSIPGDHAGHLPSEQRSKDFPPQDSSTSESQLGERRNNNNPEGARSNRTPEKSVSGSGHGDIKEGGGGTSASKTVAENERQVSQISGETKSESAFGQSDSRRISESGPATPTSTRPGLSPSSPISSLPSSEKSTLNPNAKFEQFKATMNVEDGSLKRRSRDSLVYLTTCMIGHLVEAYLKNGSVYSGIFHAAHVEKDFGIVLKMASLVKDGTLRGHKSRSEFVRKPPYKTFIITGDELVQVVAKDLSVISDGKLKAVQSEKSVELLTDSSISKSCRFDQGRELKHWVPDGQAPEGLDNVFDKPWKRGGWDQFKVNQERFGVMSTFNEEMYTTPLDRGLWTRELEEKAREIAREIEGENTGDLHVAEERGLQVNEKFDTDEEAKYSAVRRVDGFDDSGFDEEDDKLLDTCNDQTFGGSSTSIVQKPASSSGQKPTSSSGKGYGGESCSISDDHAGHLPSEQRSKYFPARGSSISESQLGERRNNNNPEVARSNRTPEKSVSGSGHGDIKEGGGGTSASKTVAENERQVSQISGETKSESAFGQSDSRRISESGPATPTSTRPGLSPSSPISSLPSPEKSTLNPNAKFEQFKATMNVEDGSLKRRSRDSLVYLTTCMIGHLVEAYLKNGSVYSGIFHAAHVEKDFGIVLKMASLVKDGTLRGHKSRSEFVRKPPYKTFIITGDELVQVVAKDLSVFSDGKLKAVQSEKSVELLTDSSISKSCRVDQGRELKHWVPDGQAPEGLDNVFDKPWKRGGWDQFKVNQERFGVMSTFNEEMYTTPLDRGLWTRELEEKAREIAREIEGENTGDLHVAEERGLQVNEKFDTDEEAKYSAVRRVDGFDDSGFDEEDDKLLDTCNDQTFGGSSTSIVQKPASSGGQKPTSSSGKGYGGESCSISDDHAGHLPSEQRSKYFPARGSSISESQLGERRNNNNPEVARSNRSPEVSVSGHGGSGDLLRKYCVFGI
- the LOC106439347 gene encoding uncharacterized protein LOC106439347 isoform X1, which translates into the protein MNGEDGSLKRHSRDSLVYLTTCMIGHLVEAHLKNGSVYSGIFHAADVEKDFGIVLKMASLVKDGTLPGHKSRSQFVRKPPYKTFIIPADELVQVVAKDLSVVSDGKLNAVQSDKSGELLTDSSISKSCRVVQRSERKPRVLDGEAPEGLDNVFDESCRSEEQVLKATPLMVSSQLKVQESTSLVQTVEEKNSPGKESAEASPSSMSSSQLTYTPEEGKEEGIESFLKVATVASREAAIACLTKCKWNQDDAISYFFGDYTKAIQDSPSPVKESAEALSSSMSSILLTNSPEEQLSRLKEEIVKSFCDVVIVASRKDAEACLSHCKWNQEDAIRYFFGDYTEANPEIAWSQAGESQPFQNETNADQSCSIPGDHAGHLPSEQRSKDFPPQDSSTSESQLGERRNNNNPEGARSNRTPEKSVSGSGHGDIKEGGGGTSASKTVAENERQVSQISGETKSESAFGQSDSRRISESGPATPTSTRPGLSPSSPISSLPSSEKSTLNPNAKFEQFKATMNVEDGSLKRRSRDSLVYLTTCMIGHLVEAYLKNGSVYSGIFHAAHVEKDFGIVLKMASLVKDGTLRGHKSRSEFVRKPPYKTFIITGDELVQVVAKDLSVISDGKLKAVQSEKSVELLTDSSISKSCRFDQGRELKHWVPDGQAPEGLDNVFDKPWKRGGWDQFKVNQERFGVMSTFNEEMYTTPLDRGLWTRELEEKAREIAREIEGENTGDLHVAEERGLQVNEKFDTDEEAKYSAVRRVDGFDDSGFDEEDDKLLDTCNDQTFGGSSTSIVQKPASSSGQKPTSSSGKGYGGESCSISDDHAGHLPSEQRSKYFPARGSSISESQLGERRNNNNPEVARSNRTPEKSVSGSGHGDIKEGGGGTSASKTVAENERQVSQISGETKSESAFGQSDSRRISESGPATPTSTRPGLSPSSPISSLPSPEKSTLNPNAKFEQFKATMNVEDGSLKRRSRDSLVYLTTCMIGHLVEAYLKNGSVYSGIFHAAHVEKDFGIVLKMASLVKDGTLRGHKSRSEFVRKPPYKTFIITGDELVQVVAKDLSVFSDGKLKAVQSEKSVELLTDSSISKSCRVDQGRELKHWVPDGQAPEGLDNVFDKPWKRGGWDQFKVNQERFGVMSTFNEEMYTTPLDRGLWTRELEEKAREIAREIEGENTGDLHVAEERGLQVNEKFDTDEEAKYSAVRRVDGFDDSGFDEEDDKLLDTCNDQTFGGSSTSIVQKPASSGGQKPTSSSGKGYGGESCSISDDHAGHLPSEQRSKYFPARGSSISESQLGERRNNNNPEVARSNRSPEVSVSGHGDIEEGANLGGGGTSSASMTVAEKERQVNQVSGERKSESSFGQSASRRGSESGPAPSASTRPGLSSPSSSISSLPSSEKSILNPNAKEFKPSQSPAPVRPQSPIAGGSFYYAAPPPPVQQMPVMPAGYGHMQIQPQYPGQQQLLRYPGHEYPQTYYPPNAPPQYQQWQQLMMQGQELMMQGQYPRPPDMIYMPLPPPYQPGNPHNQG
- the LOC106439347 gene encoding uncharacterized protein LOC106439347 isoform X3; amino-acid sequence: MNGEDGSLKRHSRDSLVYLTTCMIGHLVEAHLKNGSVYSGIFHAADVEKDFGIVLKMASLVKDGTLPGHKSRSQFVRKPPYKTFIIPADELVQVVAKDLSVVSDGKLNAVQSDKSGELLTDSSISKSCRVVQRSERKPRVLDGEAPEGLDNVFDESCRSEEQVLKATPLMVSSQLKVQESTSLVQTVEEKNSPGKESAEASPSSMSSSQLTYTPEEGKEEGIESFLKVATVASREAAIACLTKCKWNQDDAISYFFGDYTKAIQDSPSPVKESAEALSSSMSSILLTNSPEEQLSRLKEEIVKSFCDVVIVASRKDAEACLSHCKWNQEDAIRYFFGDYTEANPEIAWSQAGESQPFQNETNADQSCSIPGDHAGHLPSEQRSKDFPPQDSSTSESQLGERRNNNNPEGARSNRTPEKSVSGSGHGDIKEGGGGTSASKTVAENERQVSQISGETKSESAFGQSDSRRISESGPATPTSTRPGLSPSSPISSLPSSEKSTLNPNAKFKATMNVEDGSLKRRSRDSLVYLTTCMIGHLVEAYLKNGSVYSGIFHAAHVEKDFGIVLKMASLVKDGTLRGHKSRSEFVRKPPYKTFIITGDELVQVVAKDLSVISDGKLKAVQSEKSVELLTDSSISKSCRFDQGRELKHWVPDGQAPEGLDNVFDKPWKRGGWDQFKVNQERFGVMSTFNEEMYTTPLDRGLWTRELEEKAREIAREIEGENTGDLHVAEERGLQVNEKFDTDEEAKYSAVRRVDGFDDSGFDEEDDKLLDTCNDQTFGGSSTSIVQKPASSSGQKPTSSSGKGYGGESCSISDDHAGHLPSEQRSKYFPARGSSISESQLGERRNNNNPEVARSNRTPEKSVSGSGHGDIKEGGGGTSASKTVAENERQVSQISGETKSESAFGQSDSRRISESGPATPTSTRPGLSPSSPISSLPSPEKSTLNPNAKFEQFKATMNVEDGSLKRRSRDSLVYLTTCMIGHLVEAYLKNGSVYSGIFHAAHVEKDFGIVLKMASLVKDGTLRGHKSRSEFVRKPPYKTFIITGDELVQVVAKDLSVFSDGKLKAVQSEKSVELLTDSSISKSCRVDQGRELKHWVPDGQAPEGLDNVFDKPWKRGGWDQFKVNQERFGVMSTFNEEMYTTPLDRGLWTRELEEKAREIAREIEGENTGDLHVAEERGLQVNEKFDTDEEAKYSAVRRVDGFDDSGFDEEDDKLLDTCNDQTFGGSSTSIVQKPASSGGQKPTSSSGKGYGGESCSISDDHAGHLPSEQRSKYFPARGSSISESQLGERRNNNNPEVARSNRSPEVSVSGHGDIEEGANLGGGGTSSASMTVAEKERQVNQVSGERKSESSFGQSASRRGSESGPAPSASTRPGLSSPSSSISSLPSSEKSILNPNAKEFKPSQSPAPVRPQSPIAGGSFYYAAPPPPVQQMPVMPAGYGHMQIQPQYPGQQQLLRYPGHEYPQTYYPPNAPPQYQQWQQLMMQGQELMMQGQYPRPPDMIYMPLPPPYQPGNPHNQG
- the LOC106439347 gene encoding uncharacterized protein LOC106439347 isoform X2, whose product is MNGEDGSLKRHSRDSLVYLTTCMIGHLVEAHLKNGSVYSGIFHAADVEKDFGIVLKMASLVKDGTLPGHKSRSQFVRKPPYKTFIIPADELVQVVAKDLSVVSDGKLNAVQSDKSGELLTDSSISKSCRVVQRSERKPRVLDGEAPEGLDNVFDESCRSEEQVLKATPLMVSSQLKVQESTSLVQTVEEKNSPGKESAEASPSSMSSSQLTYTPEEGKEEGIESFLKVATVASREAAIACLTKCKWNQDDAISYFFGDYTKAIQDSPSPVKESAEALSSSMSSILLTNSPEEQLSRLKEEIVKSFCDVVIVASRKDAEACLSHCKWNQEDAIRYFFGDYTEANPEIAWSQAGESQPFQNETNADQSCSIPGDHAGHLPSEQRSKDFPPQDSSTSESQLGERRNNNNPEGARSNRTPEKSVSGSGHGDIKEGGGGTSASKTVAENERQVSQISGETKSESAFGQSDSRRISESGPATPTSTRPGLSPSSPISSLPSSEKSTLNPNAKFEQFKATMNVEDGSLKRRSRDSLVYLTTCMIGHLVEAYLKNGSVYSGIFHAAHVEKDFGIVLKMASLVKDGTLRGHKSRSEFVRKPPYKTFIITGDELVQVVAKDLSVISDGKLKAVQSEKSVELLTDSSISKSCRFDQGRELKHWVPDGQAPEGLDNVFDKPWKRGGWDQFKVNQERFGVMSTFNEEMYTTPLDRGLWTRELEEKAREIAREIEGENTGDLHVAEERGLQVNEKFDTDEEAKYSAVRRVDGFDDSGFDEEDDKLLDTCNDQTFGGSSTSIVQKPASSSGQKPTSSSGKGYGGESCSISDDHAGHLPSEQRSKYFPARGSSISESQLGERRNNNNPEVARSNRTPEKSVSGSGHGDIKEGGGGTSASKTVAENERQVSQISGETKSESAFGQSDSRRISESGPATPTSTRPGLSPSSPISSLPSPEKSTLNPNAKFEQFKATMNVEDGSLKRRSRDSLVYLTTCMIGHLVEAYLKNGSVYSGIFHAAHVEKDFGIVLKMASLVKDGTLRGHKSRSEFVRKPPYKTFIITGDELVQVVAKDLSVFSDGKLKAVQSEKSVELLTDSSISKSCRVDQGRELKHWVPDGQAPEGLDNVFDKPWKRGGWDQFKVNQERFGVMSTFNEEMYTTPLDRGLWTRELEEKAREIAREIEGENTGDLHVAEERGLQVNEKFDTDEEAKYSAVRRVDGFDDSGFDEEDDKLLDTCNDQTFGGSSTSIVQKPASSGGQKPTSSSGKGYGGESCSISDDHAGHLPSEQRSKYFPARGSSISESQLGERRNNNNPEVARSNRSPEVSVSGHGDIEEGANLGGGGTSSASMTVAEKERQVNQVSGERKSESSFGQSASRRGSESGPAPSASTRPGLSSPSSSISSLPSSEKSILNPNAKEFKPSQSPAPVRPQSPIAGGSFYYAAPPPPVQQMPVMPAGYGIQPQYPGQQQLLRYPGHEYPQTYYPPNAPPQYQQWQQLMMQGQELMMQGQYPRPPDMIYMPLPPPYQPGNPHNQG
- the LOC106439347 gene encoding polyadenylate-binding protein-interacting protein 4 isoform X6 gives rise to the protein MMTSFKVAKWNLEKLLLYTSSGEPVKKMLCVWNIDIKEGGGGTSASKTVAENERQVSQISGETKSESAFGQSDSRRISESGPATPTSTRPGLSPSSPISSLPSSEKSTLNPNAKFEQFKATMNVEDGSLKRRSRDSLVYLTTCMIGHLVEAYLKNGSVYSGIFHAAHVEKDFGIVLKMASLVKDGTLRGHKSRSEFVRKPPYKTFIITGDELVQVVAKDLSVISDGKLKAVQSEKSVELLTDSSISKSCRFDQGRELKHWVPDGQAPEGLDNVFDKPWKRGGWDQFKVNQERFGVMSTFNEEMYTTPLDRGLWTRELEEKAREIAREIEGENTGDLHVAEERGLQVNEKFDTDEEAKYSAVRRVDGFDDSGFDEEDDKLLDTCNDQTFGGSSTSIVQKPASSSGQKPTSSSGKGYGGESCSISDDHAGHLPSEQRSKYFPARGSSISESQLGERRNNNNPEVARSNRTPEKSVSGSGHGDIKEGGGGTSASKTVAENERQVSQISGETKSESAFGQSDSRRISESGPATPTSTRPGLSPSSPISSLPSPEKSTLNPNAKFEQFKATMNVEDGSLKRRSRDSLVYLTTCMIGHLVEAYLKNGSVYSGIFHAAHVEKDFGIVLKMASLVKDGTLRGHKSRSEFVRKPPYKTFIITGDELVQVVAKDLSVFSDGKLKAVQSEKSVELLTDSSISKSCRVDQGRELKHWVPDGQAPEGLDNVFDKPWKRGGWDQFKVNQERFGVMSTFNEEMYTTPLDRGLWTRELEEKAREIAREIEGENTGDLHVAEERGLQVNEKFDTDEEAKYSAVRRVDGFDDSGFDEEDDKLLDTCNDQTFGGSSTSIVQKPASSGGQKPTSSSGKGYGGESCSISDDHAGHLPSEQRSKYFPARGSSISESQLGERRNNNNPEVARSNRSPEVSVSGHGDIEEGANLGGGGTSSASMTVAEKERQVNQVSGERKSESSFGQSASRRGSESGPAPSASTRPGLSSPSSSISSLPSSEKSILNPNAKEFKPSQSPAPVRPQSPIAGGSFYYAAPPPPVQQMPVMPAGYGHMQIQPQYPGQQQLLRYPGHEYPQTYYPPNAPPQYQQWQQLMMQGQELMMQGQYPRPPDMIYMPLPPPYQPGNPHNQG